In the Theobroma cacao cultivar B97-61/B2 chromosome 1, Criollo_cocoa_genome_V2, whole genome shotgun sequence genome, one interval contains:
- the LOC18612356 gene encoding uncharacterized protein LOC18612356 isoform X2 — protein sequence MVNKAWKIIPRPLLETILNNHAQHHRVPQPLILHGPRGVGKTTLILDRLLGEWNKGPHLTGYVDFAQSIKDHHPNFDGSFPWTSWSTCDLPSLSNCRTQLENCLESMAYKGIKLGTISSNQIFTTLNKWHGLNTALRRILNRNAFKTAVSDKVSGSGLWDRAVFALSARSNAEEIDGVLGFEEKGKSLSIEEASYFREAIVALRLAKEVIKVQQGWRGNAIADLNRSGRFSRSLANSCTDWPCLLFDLLSQAAEIDHFQPKLVINNIEILRNAMLTDDSTVCGSMYHDSLIWRIIALGANERCLPVVLVTSDRPLVGLPKKLKCTWFLITSLMQRLMDNEASTFEDIVDAYLAYLQVTVVNPSMEKALMLLQKFADDARSGKILDDRLRFGAPWRHPPSSKDHTTRLEWAKIQLMDFIQSLVNTEFGINYLADCSLEILDDPAAVALVEVGLLYAQRDPSFIRPISKGIQRCLVRWLVQERMQLSYRNLLQYLWQRVIRGRSYRHLMLQEGYNK from the exons ATGGTGAACAAAGCATGGAAGATCATTCCAAGACCTTTACTAGAAACAATCCTCAACAACCACGCCCAACACCACCGTGTCCCTCAACCCCTCATTCTCCACGGCCCCCGTGGCGTCGGCAAAACCACTCTCATCCTCGACC GTCTTCTTGGTGAATGGAACAAAGGCCCCCATTTAACCGGCTACGTAGACTTCGCTCAATCAATCAAAGACCACCATCCCAATTTCGACGGTTCGTTTCCTTGGACCTCTTGGTCCACCTGTGACCTACCTTCTTTATCTAACTGCCGAACCCAACTCGAAAACTGCCTCGAATCAATGGCTTATAAAGGCATCAAGCTTGGAACCATTAGCTCTAACCAAATCTTCACCACACTCAACAAATGGCACGGCCTTAACACCGCCCTTCGCCGAATATTAAACCGAAACGCTTTTAAAACTGCGGTTTCTGATAAGGTTTCGGGCTCGGGTTTATGGGATCGAGCGGTTTTTGCGTTATCTGCTCGATCAAATGCTGAGGAGATTGATGGGGTTTTGGGGTTTGAAGAGAAAGGGAAGAGTTTGTCTATTGAAGAGGCTTCTTATTTTAGGGAAGCGATTGTCGCATTGAGATTGGCTAAGGAGGTGATTAAGGTGCAGCAAGGGTGGAGAGGTAATGCCATTGCTGATTTGAATAGGAGTGGACGGTTTTCAAGGTCGCTAGCAAATTCATGTACTGATTGGCCTTGTTTGTTGTTTGACTTGCTCTCTCAAGCTGCTGAGATTGACCATTTTCAG CCTAAGTTGGTCATAAATAATATTGAAATTCTTCGGAATGCAATGTTAACGGATGACTCGACAGTGTGTGGATCAATGTATCATGACAGTTTGATCTGGAGAATAATTGCTTTAGGAGCAAATGAGCGATGTCTGCCTGTTGTACTCGTGACATCAGATAG ACCTTTGGTTGGACTCCCCAAGAAGCTAAAATGCACATGGTTTCTGATTACTTCACTCATGCAGAG GTTGATGGACAACGAGGCAAGTACGTTTGAAGACATAGTGGATGCATATTTAGCATATTTGCAG GTTACTGTGGTGAATCCTTCAATGGAGAAAGCATTGATGCTCCTGCAAAAGTTTGCCGATGATGCACGAAGTGGAAAGATTTTAGATGATAGATTACGTTTTGGTGCTCCTTGGAGACATCCTCCTTCATCCAAGGACCATACTACACGCTTGGAATGGGCAAAGATTCAACTAATGGATTTTATTCAATCTCTAGTTAACACAGAATTTGGT ATTAATTATCTAGCTGACTGTAGTCTAGAGATCTTGGATGATCCTGCTGCTGTTGCATTAGTGGAg GTTGGCTTGCTCTATGCTCAAAGGGATCCTTCTTTCATTCGCCCCATCTCTAAAGGTATTCAGAGGTGTCTTGTAAGATG GCTTGTCCAGGAGCGGATGCAATTGAGTTACCGGAACTTGCTTCAGTATCTTTGGCAGCGAGTTATACGTGGTCGTAGCTACCGTCATTTGATGCTGCAAGAGGGCTATAATAAATAG
- the LOC18612356 gene encoding uncharacterized protein LOC18612356 isoform X1, with protein sequence MVNKAWKIIPRPLLETILNNHAQHHRVPQPLILHGPRGVGKTTLILDRLLGEWNKGPHLTGYVDFAQSIKDHHPNFDGSFPWTSWSTCDLPSLSNCRTQLENCLESMAYKGIKLGTISSNQIFTTLNKWHGLNTALRRILNRNAFKTAVSDKVSGSGLWDRAVFALSARSNAEEIDGVLGFEEKGKSLSIEEASYFREAIVALRLAKEVIKVQQGWRGNAIADLNRSGRFSRSLANSCTDWPCLLFDLLSQAAEIDHFQPKLVINNIEILRNAMLTDDSTVCGSMYHDSLIWRIIALGANERCLPVVLVTSDSYYSYQAFMDFGFPDIFISRETFGWTPQEAKMHMVSDYFTHAEWMVIDDVLGPNPRHLFELYVLKQSNYYQKLMDNEASTFEDIVDAYLAYLQVTVVNPSMEKALMLLQKFADDARSGKILDDRLRFGAPWRHPPSSKDHTTRLEWAKIQLMDFIQSLVNTEFGINYLADCSLEILDDPAAVALVEVGLLYAQRDPSFIRPISKGIQRCLVRWLVQERMQLSYRNLLQYLWQRVIRGRSYRHLMLQEGYNK encoded by the exons ATGGTGAACAAAGCATGGAAGATCATTCCAAGACCTTTACTAGAAACAATCCTCAACAACCACGCCCAACACCACCGTGTCCCTCAACCCCTCATTCTCCACGGCCCCCGTGGCGTCGGCAAAACCACTCTCATCCTCGACC GTCTTCTTGGTGAATGGAACAAAGGCCCCCATTTAACCGGCTACGTAGACTTCGCTCAATCAATCAAAGACCACCATCCCAATTTCGACGGTTCGTTTCCTTGGACCTCTTGGTCCACCTGTGACCTACCTTCTTTATCTAACTGCCGAACCCAACTCGAAAACTGCCTCGAATCAATGGCTTATAAAGGCATCAAGCTTGGAACCATTAGCTCTAACCAAATCTTCACCACACTCAACAAATGGCACGGCCTTAACACCGCCCTTCGCCGAATATTAAACCGAAACGCTTTTAAAACTGCGGTTTCTGATAAGGTTTCGGGCTCGGGTTTATGGGATCGAGCGGTTTTTGCGTTATCTGCTCGATCAAATGCTGAGGAGATTGATGGGGTTTTGGGGTTTGAAGAGAAAGGGAAGAGTTTGTCTATTGAAGAGGCTTCTTATTTTAGGGAAGCGATTGTCGCATTGAGATTGGCTAAGGAGGTGATTAAGGTGCAGCAAGGGTGGAGAGGTAATGCCATTGCTGATTTGAATAGGAGTGGACGGTTTTCAAGGTCGCTAGCAAATTCATGTACTGATTGGCCTTGTTTGTTGTTTGACTTGCTCTCTCAAGCTGCTGAGATTGACCATTTTCAG CCTAAGTTGGTCATAAATAATATTGAAATTCTTCGGAATGCAATGTTAACGGATGACTCGACAGTGTGTGGATCAATGTATCATGACAGTTTGATCTGGAGAATAATTGCTTTAGGAGCAAATGAGCGATGTCTGCCTGTTGTACTCGTGACATCAGATAG CTACTAttcatatcaagctttcatggatTTTGGGTTTCCAGATATATTCATCTCTCGTGAG ACCTTTGGTTGGACTCCCCAAGAAGCTAAAATGCACATGGTTTCTGATTACTTCACTCATGCAGAG TGGATGGTGATCGATGATGTGCTTGGGCCAAACCCTCGACATCTTTTTGAGCTTTATGTGCTCAAACAAAGCAATTATTACCAGAA GTTGATGGACAACGAGGCAAGTACGTTTGAAGACATAGTGGATGCATATTTAGCATATTTGCAG GTTACTGTGGTGAATCCTTCAATGGAGAAAGCATTGATGCTCCTGCAAAAGTTTGCCGATGATGCACGAAGTGGAAAGATTTTAGATGATAGATTACGTTTTGGTGCTCCTTGGAGACATCCTCCTTCATCCAAGGACCATACTACACGCTTGGAATGGGCAAAGATTCAACTAATGGATTTTATTCAATCTCTAGTTAACACAGAATTTGGT ATTAATTATCTAGCTGACTGTAGTCTAGAGATCTTGGATGATCCTGCTGCTGTTGCATTAGTGGAg GTTGGCTTGCTCTATGCTCAAAGGGATCCTTCTTTCATTCGCCCCATCTCTAAAGGTATTCAGAGGTGTCTTGTAAGATG GCTTGTCCAGGAGCGGATGCAATTGAGTTACCGGAACTTGCTTCAGTATCTTTGGCAGCGAGTTATACGTGGTCGTAGCTACCGTCATTTGATGCTGCAAGAGGGCTATAATAAATAG